One window of Saprospiraceae bacterium genomic DNA carries:
- a CDS encoding sigma-54-dependent Fis family transcriptional regulator has product MARILIVDDEQAIRRALKDILILEKYEVEEAIDGLDCLVKLKQKEFDVIILDIKMPKMDGMEALDKIQLLVPDTPVVMISGHATIDTAVEAVKKGAFDFISKPPDLNRLLITIRNAIDKSSLITEKKVLQKKVSKIKIQEIVGESKQIMKVRETIDLVGPTEARVLVTGPNGTGKELVARWIHEKSNRNTGSIVEVNCAAIPSELIESELFGHEKGSFTSAIKQRLGKFELANGGTLFLDEVGDMSLSAQAKVLRALQESKITRVGGDKEISVDVRVIAATNKDLREEIARGRFREDLYHRLAVIIIEVPSLNDRKDDIPVLVDHFVEHICYEYGMPVRKVDDAAIEELQKYNWTGNIRELRNVIERLIILSKTKITRKDVLDFVIPASQRNYRYKELFEQFDSFQELNDFIKREFTAFKTPV; this is encoded by the coding sequence ATGGCGAGAATCCTTATTGTAGACGACGAACAGGCAATCCGAAGAGCGCTTAAGGATATATTAATCCTTGAGAAGTATGAGGTTGAAGAAGCGATTGATGGCTTAGACTGTCTCGTAAAGCTTAAACAAAAGGAGTTTGATGTAATCATCCTGGATATTAAAATGCCCAAGATGGATGGAATGGAAGCGCTTGATAAAATCCAGCTTCTGGTTCCAGATACCCCTGTAGTTATGATCAGTGGGCATGCTACCATTGACACAGCGGTAGAAGCTGTAAAGAAAGGCGCTTTTGATTTTATTTCAAAGCCACCCGACTTAAATCGGCTGTTAATTACGATTCGCAACGCCATTGATAAATCCTCTTTAATTACAGAAAAGAAGGTTTTACAGAAAAAGGTTTCGAAGATTAAAATTCAGGAAATCGTCGGAGAATCCAAACAAATCATGAAGGTTCGCGAAACCATTGATTTAGTTGGACCCACAGAAGCCAGAGTTTTAGTAACAGGTCCTAATGGAACCGGTAAAGAGTTGGTTGCACGATGGATTCATGAGAAAAGCAATCGGAATACGGGAAGCATTGTAGAAGTTAATTGTGCTGCCATTCCTTCTGAATTAATAGAAAGTGAGTTATTTGGTCACGAGAAAGGTTCGTTTACCTCAGCGATCAAACAAAGACTGGGTAAATTTGAATTAGCCAATGGAGGAACCTTGTTTTTAGATGAAGTAGGCGATATGAGTCTATCTGCACAAGCGAAAGTATTGCGCGCCCTTCAGGAAAGCAAAATAACCCGTGTTGGTGGTGATAAAGAAATTTCAGTGGACGTGCGGGTAATTGCCGCAACCAATAAAGATCTTCGGGAAGAAATTGCACGAGGTCGGTTTCGGGAAGATTTGTACCACCGATTGGCGGTTATAATCATAGAAGTGCCTTCATTAAATGATCGCAAAGACGATATCCCTGTTTTGGTTGATCATTTTGTAGAGCATATTTGTTATGAATATGGAATGCCTGTCCGGAAAGTAGATGATGCCGCAATTGAAGAATTACAAAAATACAATTGGACAGGAAACATCCGAGAGTTGCGAAATGTCATTGAGCGATTGATCATTTTATCAAAAACTAAAATTACACGCAAGGATGTATTGGATTTTGTAATCCCGGCAAGCCAGCGAAATTATCGTTACAAAGAGTTATTTGAACAATTTGATAGTTTCCAGGAATTAAACGATTTTATTAAAAGAGAATTTACTGCGTTTAAAACGCCAGTTTAG
- a CDS encoding amidohydrolase, whose protein sequence is MDSRIDIIKNYVSSIQTQLIELRRDLHAHPELSFQEANTSLKIQSVLNQLEIPHSIGWCKHGIVGEIQGNKPSGRLVALRADMDALPIHEKNQCSYKSKHEGVMHACGHDVHMTCLIGALRILNQNKDLWAGKVKFIFQPAEEKLPGGASILIEEGVLNHPVPDLIIGQHVQPGMEVGRIGIGPGAFMASCDEIYITIKGKGGHAAQAHLCIDPIVIASQLILALQAFMNREKPANQASVLSIGTFQTNSEATNIIPDEVKLSGTFRALDENWRRFAHQRIKDLTFSICKAFNATCDIDIQIGYPCLINNPGLTEQLIQIGTDYLGGGNVERLESRLTSEDFAYYSQKIPAVFYRLGVGQVPGVHRSDFDIDESAIAYGAGTMAYLAMSL, encoded by the coding sequence ATGGATTCCAGGATTGACATCATAAAAAACTATGTTTCGAGCATTCAAACACAATTGATTGAATTGCGAAGAGATTTGCATGCCCATCCTGAATTGTCGTTTCAAGAAGCGAATACCTCACTTAAAATTCAGTCCGTCTTAAATCAGTTGGAAATCCCGCATTCCATTGGTTGGTGTAAACATGGTATCGTAGGTGAAATACAAGGCAACAAACCTTCGGGTCGACTGGTGGCGTTGCGGGCTGATATGGACGCATTGCCAATTCACGAAAAAAATCAGTGTTCATATAAATCAAAGCATGAAGGGGTGATGCATGCATGTGGACATGATGTACACATGACCTGTTTGATTGGTGCACTCAGAATACTCAATCAAAACAAAGACCTGTGGGCTGGAAAAGTAAAATTTATTTTTCAGCCAGCAGAAGAGAAGCTACCAGGTGGGGCCTCGATCCTGATTGAAGAAGGCGTTTTAAATCATCCTGTTCCGGATTTAATTATCGGTCAACATGTCCAACCCGGAATGGAAGTAGGGCGGATTGGAATTGGACCCGGCGCTTTTATGGCTTCCTGTGATGAAATTTATATTACAATTAAAGGCAAAGGAGGGCATGCTGCGCAAGCCCATTTATGTATTGATCCCATCGTAATTGCTTCGCAACTTATTTTGGCATTGCAAGCCTTTATGAATCGGGAAAAACCAGCAAATCAGGCATCCGTGCTGAGCATCGGAACCTTTCAAACCAATAGTGAAGCGACGAATATCATACCCGATGAAGTCAAGCTTTCCGGAACATTTCGCGCATTAGATGAAAATTGGAGAAGGTTTGCGCATCAACGAATCAAGGACTTGACTTTTTCAATTTGTAAAGCGTTTAATGCGACGTGCGATATAGACATTCAAATTGGATATCCCTGTTTGATCAACAATCCAGGGCTAACCGAACAATTAATTCAAATTGGAACCGACTATTTAGGTGGAGGAAACGTTGAACGATTGGAGTCACGCTTGACCTCTGAAGATTTTGCGTATTATTCCCAAAAGATACCGGCAGTTTTTTACAGACTGGGAGTTGGGCAGGTGCCGGGTGTCCATCGGTCTGATTTTGACATCGATGAGTCCGCAATCGCTTATGGTGCAGGAACTATGGCCTACCTGGCAATGAGTCTTTAA
- a CDS encoding glycosyltransferase, translating into MKLSILIVNYNVRHFLEQCLTSVEKAIRNVDAEIIVVDNASVDDSLDMLKEHFPKVKVIASKINLGFAKANNLAAKQAHGEYILALNPDTVVEEDCFTKCIQFFNSHPKAGGLGVRMIDGSGKFLPESKRGFPGFWAAFCKMTGIYKLFPSSALFNQYYQGHLSEHESNKVPVLSGAFMMLPKAVWDHVKGFDEDYFMYGEDIDLSYKIEQSGYNNYYCADTSIIHYKGESTSKGSLNYVIAFYKAMIIFAKKHFDKSNRWALVSMLTMILGAKAFFTLIKNYLATIQVVLLDATVLSVGFYLIRQYWAKYYHGDIHYFNSPAILVNTALFVLIWIACFYFQGVYEKKYALKDLLIAAIWGFILNLSLYALFPEDWRASRMLLILSFLWVILYAVLSRLVLNRLIRKSWMIGTVKSKHVLVIGDVQELEKVKSLMQKTEHTDQFQLISVEHLTQMGSEQWKDYIRIHGIQELVFCQNKMEWKHILSFMSNMKDLINYKIMTASGSGIISSPSKNNQGEILSLELEYNLSKPVYLRQKRFFDIWFSIMLLIFSWMVIFIFKSKRQFLKNISSVILGKRTWVSYQQSPEPLDNLPVIKPGILVPIHNNERIVIKELEAQLLSMYAWNYSVWNDLDICLRNFHKLDQH; encoded by the coding sequence GTGAAATTAAGCATCCTCATTGTAAACTACAATGTTCGCCATTTTTTAGAACAATGTTTGACTTCGGTTGAGAAAGCCATCCGGAATGTCGATGCAGAAATTATTGTAGTGGATAATGCCAGTGTCGATGATTCTTTGGACATGTTAAAGGAACACTTTCCTAAAGTGAAAGTTATTGCTTCAAAAATAAATCTTGGATTTGCCAAGGCCAATAATTTAGCAGCCAAACAAGCACACGGTGAATATATACTTGCTTTAAATCCGGATACGGTTGTGGAAGAAGATTGCTTTACCAAGTGTATTCAATTTTTTAATTCGCATCCAAAAGCAGGAGGCCTTGGTGTCCGGATGATTGATGGTTCTGGAAAATTTTTACCTGAATCTAAGAGAGGATTTCCAGGATTTTGGGCAGCATTTTGCAAGATGACTGGAATCTATAAATTGTTTCCGTCAAGTGCACTCTTTAATCAATATTACCAAGGACATTTGTCGGAACATGAATCAAACAAAGTACCTGTTTTATCAGGTGCATTTATGATGTTGCCAAAAGCTGTTTGGGATCATGTCAAAGGATTTGATGAAGATTATTTTATGTATGGTGAAGACATTGATTTATCATACAAAATCGAACAAAGCGGTTATAACAATTATTATTGCGCAGATACAAGCATCATTCATTATAAAGGAGAAAGTACCAGCAAAGGAAGCTTGAATTATGTGATTGCATTTTATAAAGCCATGATCATCTTTGCGAAGAAACATTTTGATAAATCGAATCGGTGGGCACTGGTATCAATGCTTACCATGATCTTAGGAGCAAAAGCTTTTTTTACACTTATTAAAAATTACCTTGCTACAATTCAAGTAGTTTTATTAGACGCAACCGTATTAAGTGTTGGCTTTTATTTGATTCGGCAGTATTGGGCAAAATACTATCATGGAGATATCCATTATTTTAATAGTCCGGCAATTCTAGTAAACACTGCACTGTTTGTATTGATTTGGATCGCTTGTTTTTATTTTCAGGGAGTTTATGAAAAGAAATATGCACTAAAAGATTTATTAATAGCCGCAATTTGGGGATTTATCCTTAACCTGAGCCTGTATGCCTTGTTTCCGGAAGATTGGCGTGCATCCAGAATGTTGTTGATCTTGTCTTTCTTATGGGTCATTTTATATGCTGTATTGAGTCGCTTGGTTTTAAACAGGCTCATAAGAAAATCCTGGATGATTGGCACAGTAAAATCAAAACATGTTTTGGTAATTGGGGATGTTCAGGAATTGGAGAAAGTAAAATCCCTGATGCAAAAGACTGAACATACAGATCAGTTTCAATTAATATCTGTTGAACATCTAACACAAATGGGATCTGAGCAATGGAAAGATTACATTCGTATTCATGGAATTCAAGAACTGGTTTTTTGTCAAAATAAAATGGAGTGGAAACATATCTTATCTTTTATGTCTAACATGAAGGATTTGATTAATTACAAAATTATGACAGCTTCCGGATCGGGTATCATAAGCAGTCCATCAAAAAACAATCAAGGTGAAATTTTGTCATTGGAATTGGAATACAATTTATCCAAGCCTGTTTATTTAAGACAAAAACGTTTCTTCGATATTTGGTTTTCAATTATGTTATTGATATTTTCCTGGATGGTTATTTTTATTTTTAAAAGCAAAAGACAATTTTTAAAAAACATAAGTTCGGTAATTTTAGGAAAGCGAACCTGGGTATCCTACCAACAAAGTCCGGAGCCTTTGGATAATTTACCAGTGATTAAACCCGGTATTTTAGTACCCATCCATAACAATGAACGCATTGTGATAAAAGAATTAGAGGCACAATTATTGAGTATGTATGCATGGAATTACTCTGTATGGAACGATCTCGATATTTGTTTACGTAACTTTCATAAATTAGATCAACATTAA
- the recR gene encoding recombination protein RecR: protein MNSISKIVDEAVAAFSTLPGIGKKSALRMVLHLAQQDKKKLEDLYVAVKNISEKLIRCKQCFAYSDSELCTICSDPVRNQQTICVIESIRDLFAIEELQQFRGVYHVLGGLISPIDGMGPENLTIHSLFKRIENQPITELIFAIRPTIEGDTTSYYITRHLNNPTLKISMLARGVSFGSELEYADELTLSRSLLNRTPYIISE, encoded by the coding sequence ATGAATTCAATCTCGAAAATTGTGGATGAGGCTGTTGCCGCATTCAGTACCTTGCCCGGAATTGGAAAAAAGTCAGCCCTTCGCATGGTCTTGCACCTGGCTCAACAAGACAAAAAAAAGCTGGAAGATTTGTATGTGGCGGTAAAGAATATCTCAGAAAAACTGATTCGTTGTAAACAATGTTTTGCTTATTCAGATTCAGAATTATGTACGATTTGTAGTGATCCGGTTCGAAATCAACAGACCATCTGTGTAATTGAATCGATACGGGATTTATTTGCTATTGAAGAATTGCAACAATTCAGAGGCGTTTATCACGTTTTAGGAGGATTAATTTCTCCAATTGATGGAATGGGACCGGAAAATTTAACGATACATTCTTTGTTTAAGCGAATTGAAAATCAACCCATCACTGAATTGATCTTTGCAATACGACCGACGATTGAAGGGGATACTACATCCTATTACATTACCAGACACTTAAACAATCCGACGTTGAAAATTAGTATGCTTGCCAGGGGTGTTTCATTTGGGTCTGAGTTAGAATATGCCGATGAACTTACTTTAAGTCGTTCGCTACTCAATCGCACGCCCTATATTATTAGTGAATAA
- a CDS encoding OmpA family protein: protein MATKFYHVLLLILWANFTFGQQHDTIPVRQDNSLISTSDTTGTNDGLTKVSKSKIVLGNSNEADWKSGKAKYPPKPKHMWELGLGGGHYFIHGDVDPKIPGYGLSLHLRRAINYTFSFRVDFFYGTAFGLEPQPYTKALEVETSVFQGYGSQNAWFPAYKTQYFYGAIEGILNIGNILFHKDRNKWNSYLILGAGLDHNNTKLDLRDANGNVYTNLISLSEYSDAAFNKRQGRIDIKKKLRGLYDGDYETPAFKKKGIFRLNDKTNIHPIFIGGVGVSRKINRRINIALEHQVHFSDNDYLDGIIYRSDVDQTTQNDYQHYTNLRLNINLGRFKKRKEPLYWLNPLDAAFTDIADLKRRPIFDPKDTDQDGVIDLLDQENETPAGAPVDPKGIALDSDNDGIPDHKDAEPFSPPGFQVNEKGIAQVPVVQPGMSEDDVKRIVDNRLGVPPGTFDSTGGKGLLSNIEWFLPMIHFKLDEYCIDLKYVPQLASVAHVMQTHPSLKVTVFGHTDIRHSNAYNKVLSYNRANEAIEYLVNTFNIPRTRFKLMYGGEEAPLGGHNKNYHVNRRVEFRISQADDAEMPMPDGPKAGACHKSWSRKAATESKEATQKK, encoded by the coding sequence ATGGCTACAAAATTCTACCATGTACTCTTGCTTATCTTATGGGCGAATTTTACGTTCGGTCAGCAACATGATACCATTCCAGTAAGACAGGACAACAGTCTGATCTCTACCTCTGATACAACAGGTACCAATGATGGCTTAACAAAAGTTTCAAAATCTAAGATTGTATTGGGTAACAGCAATGAAGCTGACTGGAAATCCGGTAAAGCAAAATATCCGCCAAAACCCAAACATATGTGGGAATTAGGTCTTGGAGGCGGACATTATTTTATTCATGGTGACGTAGACCCTAAAATTCCTGGTTATGGTTTGTCCCTTCACCTGAGAAGAGCAATCAATTATACATTTTCATTCAGAGTAGATTTCTTTTATGGAACCGCCTTTGGATTAGAGCCACAACCTTATACCAAAGCACTTGAAGTAGAAACATCCGTTTTTCAAGGCTATGGTTCACAAAATGCCTGGTTTCCTGCTTATAAAACCCAATATTTTTATGGAGCAATTGAAGGCATTCTAAACATAGGAAATATCTTATTTCATAAAGACCGCAACAAATGGAATAGCTATTTGATTTTAGGAGCGGGTCTCGACCACAACAACACAAAATTAGATTTAAGAGATGCCAATGGCAATGTATATACCAATCTGATTTCTTTAAGCGAATATTCGGATGCCGCATTTAACAAGAGGCAGGGTAGAATAGACATCAAGAAGAAATTAAGAGGACTTTATGACGGTGATTATGAAACGCCAGCCTTCAAGAAAAAAGGAATTTTTCGTTTGAACGATAAGACCAATATTCATCCGATTTTTATTGGAGGAGTAGGAGTGTCAAGGAAGATCAACCGGAGGATTAATATTGCGTTAGAGCATCAGGTTCATTTTTCGGACAACGATTATTTGGATGGGATCATTTATCGCAGCGATGTAGATCAAACAACACAAAATGATTATCAGCACTATACCAATTTGAGATTAAATATCAATTTGGGAAGATTTAAAAAACGGAAAGAACCCTTGTATTGGTTAAACCCATTGGATGCGGCATTTACTGATATTGCTGATTTAAAACGCAGACCAATCTTTGATCCAAAAGATACTGACCAGGATGGTGTCATTGATTTGTTGGATCAAGAAAACGAAACGCCTGCCGGTGCGCCTGTAGATCCTAAAGGAATTGCATTGGATAGTGACAATGATGGCATTCCGGATCATAAAGATGCTGAACCATTTTCTCCACCGGGCTTTCAGGTTAATGAAAAAGGAATCGCACAGGTGCCAGTCGTGCAACCTGGAATGTCAGAAGATGATGTTAAGCGTATTGTAGATAATCGATTGGGAGTTCCACCTGGAACTTTTGATAGTACTGGAGGAAAAGGATTATTAAGCAACATAGAATGGTTTTTACCTATGATCCATTTTAAATTGGACGAGTACTGTATCGATTTAAAATATGTTCCACAATTAGCCAGCGTTGCCCATGTAATGCAAACACATCCTTCATTGAAAGTAACGGTTTTTGGACACACGGATATCCGTCATTCCAATGCATATAACAAAGTACTTTCTTACAATCGAGCAAATGAAGCAATAGAATATCTTGTAAATACCTTCAACATTCCTCGTACCAGATTTAAATTAATGTATGGAGGTGAAGAAGCACCTCTCGGAGGGCATAACAAAAACTACCATGTAAATCGTCGCGTTGAATTCAGAATCAGTCAAGCAGACGATGCTGAAATGCCAATGCCAGATGGCCCAAAGGCTGGAGCTTGTCATAAATCATGGAGTCGCAAAGCCGCTACAGAATCAAAAGAGGCAACACAAAAGAAATAA
- a CDS encoding amino acid dehydrogenase, with product MIHFLQDYLNKPAEIVFEWNDPKSEAKGWLVINSLTGGAAGGGTRMRKGLTRREVEDLAKTMEIKFKVCGPSIGGAKSGIDFDPQDPRKEEVLQRWFTAIKPLLSNYYGTAGDLNIDERKEVRPFLLDMGINHPQFGVLEGHFHYPDHTKNEVLEQLKKGCALLVKSEKFNPSKESTLYSTIDLITGYGVYQSIVAFYKIFKQQTVSGKRVAIQGWGNVGAAAGWYLSQAGAKLVLIQDKEGFIVNNEGFGRESVGDFMNQKINHTIQSDQKRPASDLDQELEKLQIDLFIPAAASKLVAESSYDIMKRNGLELIACGANVPFKEEGLLFGPLTEKIDRELALIPDFIANCGVARLFAYLMQKDVEISEEAIFQDIEDTMQTAISQLYTQTQQALKLSENALRYYAKN from the coding sequence ATGATCCATTTTCTTCAAGATTATTTAAATAAACCCGCTGAAATTGTATTCGAATGGAACGATCCAAAATCAGAAGCAAAGGGCTGGTTGGTAATAAACAGTTTGACCGGTGGAGCAGCCGGAGGCGGTACCCGCATGCGAAAAGGCTTAACCCGCAGGGAAGTCGAAGATCTCGCAAAAACCATGGAAATAAAGTTTAAAGTATGTGGTCCATCCATCGGAGGAGCCAAATCAGGAATTGATTTTGATCCTCAAGACCCTCGGAAAGAAGAGGTTTTGCAACGTTGGTTTACAGCTATTAAGCCCTTATTGTCAAATTATTATGGCACTGCCGGGGATCTCAACATTGATGAACGAAAGGAAGTGAGGCCTTTTCTGTTGGACATGGGTATCAATCACCCACAATTTGGTGTATTGGAAGGTCATTTTCATTATCCGGATCACACCAAAAATGAAGTCTTAGAACAATTGAAGAAAGGTTGCGCCTTATTGGTAAAATCTGAAAAATTTAATCCCTCTAAAGAAAGTACCCTTTATTCAACCATTGATTTAATTACTGGGTACGGGGTGTATCAATCCATCGTTGCATTTTATAAAATATTTAAACAACAAACGGTAAGCGGTAAACGGGTTGCTATTCAAGGTTGGGGAAATGTAGGTGCAGCAGCAGGTTGGTACTTATCTCAGGCCGGTGCAAAGCTGGTCTTGATACAAGACAAGGAAGGGTTTATAGTAAACAACGAAGGTTTTGGCCGGGAATCGGTCGGCGATTTTATGAATCAAAAAATCAACCATACCATACAATCAGATCAAAAACGGCCCGCATCAGACTTAGATCAGGAATTAGAAAAACTTCAAATTGATTTGTTCATTCCAGCAGCTGCATCGAAATTGGTCGCTGAATCCAGTTATGATATTATGAAGCGGAATGGCCTCGAACTCATTGCCTGTGGTGCAAACGTTCCATTTAAGGAAGAAGGCTTATTATTTGGGCCACTGACAGAAAAAATCGACCGGGAGCTCGCTTTGATTCCAGACTTTATCGCTAATTGTGGGGTTGCCAGATTGTTTGCCTATTTAATGCAAAAAGATGTCGAAATCAGTGAAGAAGCTATTTTTCAGGATATTGAAGACACCATGCAAACTGCAATCTCCCAACTTTATACCCAAACACAACAAGCCCTGAAGTTGTCAGAAAACGCCTTGCGTTATTATGCTAAAAATTAA
- the murF gene encoding UDP-N-acetylmuramoyl-tripeptide--D-alanyl-D-alanine ligase, whose translation MQYPESYQRFLDQDAKVFTDTRKPLKDGIFVALSGPNHNGNSYALEALEQGAAYAIVDQFVSQDPRLIRVENTLKELQEMAKIHRRRFKAKIIAITGTNGKTTTKELCHSVFSRAYRTQATEGNLNNHIGVPLTLLKIKEDTEFLILEMGANHPGDIHELCAIAEPDSGLITNIGKAHLEGFGSYEGVLRTKPELFDYLKAHGGQRFCSLFSEPLQKYATIEPNAIAFGPQQDACEFSGRLIQSFPEISLEFYNKQESFLIDSHLFGEYNFQNIVAACCLASYYGVPASAIQKGIAAYVPNNMRSQVIKHNSNTIILDAYNANPSSMIQAVQAFEQMDFKNKWIVLGEMAELGIYSDIEHQDLLNQVMDKTFQKRIFIGTRYRLDGIKLPDMHFENAASCKAWLDMNWPEDTAILIKGSRAAGLERLLQ comes from the coding sequence ATGCAATATCCTGAATCATATCAACGGTTTCTCGACCAAGATGCCAAGGTGTTTACCGACACCCGAAAGCCATTGAAGGATGGTATTTTTGTTGCTTTGAGTGGTCCCAATCACAATGGCAACAGCTATGCCTTGGAAGCATTGGAACAAGGTGCGGCCTATGCAATTGTAGATCAATTTGTTTCTCAAGATCCAAGGTTGATTCGTGTCGAAAACACTTTAAAGGAATTGCAGGAAATGGCCAAGATTCATAGAAGAAGATTTAAAGCTAAAATTATTGCTATTACCGGTACCAATGGCAAGACAACCACCAAGGAATTGTGCCATTCAGTTTTTTCAAGAGCATACCGCACGCAGGCCACTGAAGGCAATTTAAATAACCACATTGGAGTGCCATTAACCCTATTAAAAATTAAGGAAGACACAGAATTTTTAATCCTGGAAATGGGTGCCAATCATCCAGGTGATATTCACGAATTATGTGCCATAGCAGAACCAGATAGTGGCTTGATAACCAATATTGGCAAAGCCCACCTGGAAGGATTTGGAAGCTATGAGGGCGTACTTAGAACCAAACCTGAATTGTTTGATTACCTCAAAGCGCATGGGGGTCAGCGCTTCTGTAGTTTGTTTTCTGAGCCTTTGCAAAAATATGCAACCATTGAACCCAATGCAATAGCATTTGGACCGCAACAGGATGCTTGCGAATTTTCAGGCAGATTGATTCAATCATTTCCTGAAATTTCTTTGGAATTTTACAATAAACAAGAATCATTTTTGATAGACTCCCATTTGTTTGGAGAATACAATTTCCAAAACATAGTGGCCGCTTGTTGTTTGGCAAGCTACTACGGTGTACCTGCTTCAGCCATTCAAAAGGGGATAGCCGCTTATGTTCCCAACAACATGCGCTCGCAGGTTATTAAACACAATTCCAATACCATCATCTTGGATGCATACAATGCAAATCCAAGTTCGATGATACAAGCAGTCCAAGCTTTCGAGCAGATGGATTTTAAAAACAAATGGATTGTGTTGGGTGAGATGGCCGAACTGGGAATTTATTCAGATATAGAACATCAGGACTTACTGAATCAGGTAATGGATAAAACGTTTCAAAAGCGAATTTTTATTGGAACCCGTTATCGTTTGGACGGAATCAAACTGCCAGATATGCATTTTGAAAACGCAGCCTCATGCAAAGCTTGGTTGGATATGAATTGGCCAGAAGATACAGCCATCTTGATAAAAGGATCTCGTGCAGCTGGATTAGAACGATTGTTACAATAA
- a CDS encoding SUMF1/EgtB/PvdO family nonheme iron enzyme: MKGNCSKIVFLLGFALVIGACSKSKQNESSSTGWKYNDKEWGGFEKVDYRGQATGPNLVLIEGGTFLMGLTEEDVTYEWNNIPRRVTVSSFYMDETEVSNINYREYIYWLNRVYKSYPEVYKKALPDTLVWREELAYNEPFVETYFRYPSYDDYPVVGVNWLQANDFCKWRSDRVNEFILIEKGILNPNPDQVDSDNFNTGSYLAGQYQGNVRKNLEDIQTGGERPVKFDDGILLPVYRLPTEAEWEYAALALKGKQSDNKDELITDRRNFPWDGNTARYKRRDKYMGNILANFKRSQGDYMGMAGKLNDHAHIPAPVRTFFPNDFGLYNMAGNVNEWVADLFRPLTSTTLRDVENHDLNPFRGNEFKELVLDESGNPVEKDSLGDLRFQMVTDSAVEFRENYNKGDVKTYRDDDDEVIKYQYGKSSLINAKSRVYKGGSWSDRLFWCSPGARRFKDEDKSDRSIGFRCAMTRTGGPEGNEDAGGLEFKRKMPKVKRDYK; encoded by the coding sequence ATGAAAGGCAATTGTTCAAAAATCGTCTTTTTGCTGGGCTTTGCATTGGTAATCGGAGCCTGTAGTAAAAGCAAACAAAACGAATCAAGCTCTACCGGTTGGAAATACAACGACAAGGAGTGGGGTGGTTTCGAGAAAGTAGATTATAGAGGCCAGGCTACTGGTCCAAATCTAGTGCTCATTGAAGGGGGAACCTTTTTAATGGGTTTAACAGAAGAAGATGTAACTTATGAATGGAATAATATCCCCAGAAGGGTGACGGTTTCATCATTTTACATGGATGAAACAGAAGTGAGTAACATCAATTACCGCGAGTACATTTACTGGTTAAACAGGGTTTACAAATCCTATCCGGAAGTTTACAAGAAAGCCTTACCTGACACACTGGTTTGGCGTGAAGAATTGGCTTATAATGAGCCATTTGTAGAAACTTATTTCAGATATCCATCGTATGATGATTATCCTGTAGTTGGTGTAAATTGGCTTCAGGCTAATGATTTTTGTAAATGGCGTTCTGACAGGGTCAATGAGTTTATCTTAATTGAAAAAGGCATTTTGAATCCAAATCCAGACCAGGTTGATTCTGATAACTTTAATACCGGATCTTATTTAGCCGGTCAGTATCAGGGCAATGTGCGTAAAAACCTGGAGGACATTCAAACTGGCGGTGAGCGCCCTGTTAAGTTTGACGATGGTATTTTATTGCCGGTTTATCGTTTACCTACTGAAGCTGAGTGGGAATATGCAGCACTCGCTTTAAAAGGGAAACAATCGGACAATAAAGACGAATTGATCACAGATCGTAGAAATTTTCCTTGGGATGGCAATACAGCTCGTTACAAGAGAAGAGATAAATACATGGGTAATATTTTGGCAAACTTTAAAAGAAGCCAGGGTGACTACATGGGTATGGCAGGAAAATTAAATGACCATGCACACATTCCGGCACCAGTTCGGACATTTTTCCCCAATGATTTTGGTCTTTACAACATGGCAGGAAATGTGAACGAATGGGTAGCTGATTTATTCAGACCTTTAACGTCAACTACCTTGCGTGATGTTGAAAACCATGATTTAAATCCATTCCGTGGTAATGAATTTAAAGAATTAGTCCTTGATGAATCTGGTAATCCAGTCGAAAAAGATAGTTTAGGAGATCTAAGATTCCAAATGGTTACCGATTCAGCAGTAGAATTCCGTGAGAACTATAACAAAGGAGATGTTAAAACCTACCGCGATGATGACGACGAAGTGATTAAATACCAATATGGCAAATCATCACTTATCAATGCAAAATCAAGAGTTTATAAAGGAGGTTCCTGGTCAGATCGATTGTTCTGGTGTTCTCCTGGAGCTCGCAGATTTAAAGATGAAGATAAATCAGACCGTTCCATTGGATTCCGTTGTGCTATGACCCGCACAGGTGGTCCAGAAGGAAATGAGGATGCCGGTGGTTTGGAATTCAAACGCAAAATGCCGAAAGTCAAGAGAGACTATAAATAA